Part of the Ziziphus jujuba cultivar Dongzao chromosome 8, ASM3175591v1 genome is shown below.
CATCGAGGTGACATTATAGCCTCCGAGTGGGTGTTTTAGGCTATGGGCAAGTTATTCAAATCCTTTAAGAGACTATacgtttatttatatttatgtagaatatatatatatacacacattggTTTCAGATAATGGTGATATTATCAAAATTACCGTTAAGACCTCGACctatttaattcaaaatattgtTTCTTTATGTGCATTACAAATGTAATTGATCTTACTAAAAGATGTTTTACAATTATCGATTATCAGCAGtaaaatttatatctatatattttcaaGATGTTAAAGGGTAGATTGAATGATTTACGATCCAAAAAccaagttgtattattattattattattatatctgcatttatgtgtttatatattcATGAAGTACTATAGAAATGTAAGATTGTAATAAGTGGGAGGTATAGGCGATTATGAGTTGTAAAAGTACATATTTTCTATGTTGAGTAAAAACTTGGGAAGAGTCAAGGCTATCCCGAGGTTTAGGTAGAACACTTCGAGATGGGTCCCGAAACGTAAAAAGGTACTTacaatttatcatttattattattattatcatcatcatcattattatcattgaaGTCCtgcaaaattatgaaaatttatagtAAGGTAGGGAAGGATACAATAGGCGTGCATCGTCAGAGTGAGTTTTCCTTGtagaaaatatttagaaaagtCCAATTTACAAGtaagatgctgccggatttgttatataattttcgATGAAAATTTTCCCAAACTGGAATCATTTTAGGGTTCCAATAGGTAAACTTAGAAGGGTTCTGACAATTGTTGACATTCCTTAATATTTTCTATAACTAAatgaattatcattttttttcttttttttttcttttttttaaaaaaaatcttaaacttGGTTTGTATACATAGTTTGAATGTATTTCAAGCTTAAACTATAATTTACGTAATATTACAAAGATTAAAAGGATATTGGCATCAATATACctcaaattatatatgttttggtatttgcaccataaatatttttttttctggtattttgcatcctaaatgTAACTTTTCCTTTATCATTGCACTCTCTTCCTTTTTCCTATTAACTTGTCATATGATTGGCATATGGGGCAAAAAATTAAAGGtgcaaaatacaaattttttgaataaaaaattttaaaatttgtctattttatttttataaaatttaaataataatttgtacatattttaaagattctaaataaaaaaataaaaataaaagactcaTATAAAAGCATAAGCTAtttataaaatcttaaaaaaattgaaaaattcttattaaaaatatattatttttatttattaaatttattttttatatttatatttattatttaggaaaacaaatattataaatttttttgatatgtattttttaataaaatttttactttttaaataaaaatatttttaatgcatgttcaaattttttattagtctttatttatttatttataggatTTCTacttaatgcaaaaaaaaattatttttatttaagaaaatttaatttttttgtttttttagttttttataaactttttaaaaatataataatattatttaatacattttttattttaattatttttaattttatacacTACACTATATAAGCTATAGAAAATTGCacattagatttttattttttttgctctaTATACCAACCACGTAACAAATCTATTGAGGAAGGTACCAATATCCTAAGTTAAAAATACTTGACTATAGAGATAACTTAAAAACCACTGTGTATTGCATGTTTCAATTCTATGTTTCTTCCGACTGATCCCTCATAAACCCTTTGGCTCATGAGACTTATGACTAATACCAACATTCCATTACCAAAAAAGACCAAAATTGGCATTGCCTATTGGACgggtttattttttctataagcTTGTTCATACAAAACTCTCTAggaatttattaaaatagacaaataataataaattaaaatagtagaatagtaataataataataattgtattgCAAATAATAAATGGCATTATATCAGAATTTCAGATTCCAACTCCAATTATTGTCAACGTTTGCTTGGACTTGCTGCAAGATACGCCCAAAAATCAAgtaaaaatagagaaaataaagaTTGAATGAGTGAGAGAAATGGATGACCCTGTATCTTTTGTTGCGTATACCATATAAATTACGATTTCAATATCAGAAAATAGCATAGCGGAAGAAGGAATAACAacatattacccaaaaaaaaaaaaaaaaaaattaatagcaaCAAGGGGCCTAGGCAGCTTAGGCCATGGGGGTCCATGCCCCCTaaggtttttgaaaaattttaattacatatatatggtttttaatgtttgagagaaaattttagttaattttatagAAAAGAATACTTCAATTCCCTAAATAAGATAatctaattataaattaattatttttttatttagataatttaggatttttaatgtaaattttaatagTGATCTACATTTATACCATAGCTATTTATTAAATTGGAAATGTTTATGCTTTTATCTTTTTGTGCTTTTGATTTCCAATATATAATTGTGTAGGTCACTTGActggaagaattttttttttttttaatatcatgaaATTGATCTTTCaattttgtcccaaaaaaaatgatattgatcattaatatatatatatatatatatatcatgacaTTGGTCAATTAGGAAACAATACTTTTAGCAATAATACATAATTGGAAACAAAACATATGTAAatgtaagttttttttattaaaaaagaaaaaagagaaaaaacgcgcaattattttttaaaagttcaattaacatttttttttttgtgataaaacctttttgttttcttttcatgtattatagttttaatttaacatatagaaatgataaatattttatattacttgtttatatataattgtttatataaataaagattaattttattgaataaattttttattttttttttaatatcttggCCCCATCGGTCATTTTCTGACTCCGCCCAACTTCATTATTATATGTGAatcaatatgtaaaaaaaaataataataataaaataaaataatatgtattcaAGATTAAATAGATTGATTTAATCTAACATTAAGTCATAACAATAAcactatatatatggatttatttatcaatttttggttaccaacttcttttttttttttttttttttctgaaaaccaTATTATTAAAAACCAATACATCCGTCAAGCTCTAAAACATAATGAAGCCAATCAGGAGCTTCTTCAAACCAGGACCCAAAACCCGAACAGTAAATAGCATGATTTACCGAACAGTGACCCacataaaactttttttatacatatatatatatatatatatatatatatggaaattttatggtgaaaaCGGTCCGCATGAAAACCAcaatattagtgacgatttttcatagtattaacgatggttttttagaaaatcgtcaccaatactatgaaaaactgtcaccaatactgtggttcgCATaagaaccgtccgcaccatagatggattgtatatatatacgtatattattttataccctTGCTTATtctttgatttatatatttaagttatattaatttgtcaatCACAAatgttaggaaaaaaaaaattaaaaaccaaattgAAACAAGAATCAAAATAGAATCCTTTTTGTTACACCATCAACAAccaaaaatttttgttgaatgaacaactaaaaatttttaaaagtcaTATCACCAAACAACTTAGAGATACAAAACTAAATACTTTGTGATTGAACATGTTTTAAAATGTTTGATATTTCATGAATGAGACACgtcaattaccaaaaataaaataaaaaaggaagagaCATGTCTAGATACGtttgaatatgaaaatttcGATATCGAGATCATGAATTTTGATGGTGCATTTAGAACCTCTCAAAAGATATGCAAGCGATGGAGTTTCAACCGAACTTTGGGCCTTAAGTCATTAACACTTAAAAGAGTCTCAAATTCAATTGGATAATGGGCCAAAATGGGCTAATTAGAAGTGCAAAGGACCCATTTATCCATGACCCGAATTATGATCCAAACCAAAAACACAAAGGCAAATCACCCAGCAACCAAAGCAAAACCAGAGAGGCAGAGAATAGCCACTACCCAGCGAAAGAACAAAAAGGGCATCTGATAGCTCATTTCAGTGTTTTCGTCTCGAGGGCTGTTTGGCAACCAAGAAAGTAGGAAAGAATCCGAGAGAAAAGTGACTGAGAAAATGAGCGGCACTGGAAAGAAAGTCGTCGATGTGGCTTTCAAAGCATCGAAGAACATCGATTGGGAAGGAATGGCCAAGCTCCTCGTCAGCGATGAGGCTCGCAAAGAGTTTGCCACCCTTCGCCGTGCTTTCGATGAGGTTAACACCACCCTCCAAACCAAATTTAGCCAGGTCTGtgtgcttctctctctctctctctctctctctctctctctctgtgagaTTTTCGCGATAAATTACGgagcttttgtaattttatgtTAGATCTTTGTCATTCTAGCTGGATTGTTGCTTAAAGTCTAttctattttactttattttttatgggtACGTTATTGTTCCAGTTCTGTAATTATGTTGGATTCTGTTGGATTAGGGTGTGGTGTCTTTTGTTGATTGCGAAAAATGGGTCTACTTTTGTTTTCTATACGAGGTTGATAACTCTTATGCTTTGTTTGGGTtcctggaaaaagaaaattgaaaatccaGGATTGGATTTTCAACCATGGGTTCTCTTCTGAAATAGCAGGAAATGTTGAATTCGTTGTGAACCATTTTGACAggttttattcttaattttgttttaattttgagaGAATGTaggaaaatagataaataaaagattTCCAAACCTTAAAATCTAATAGGTATTTGAGTGACAATTATTTGTGCTTCTTTGAACGTGGTAATTTTCTGTTTAGTACAATGTCGTAAAACTAGAttttaaagaacataaaatGTGAATATTCCACTTTATTTAGCTTCTTTAAAAGCAACCAGATAGGGGTTTCTTCAAACCAGCCCAAAGACTATATATCGTGTTATTTATCCCCTCACATTGTCAATTTTAAACACCCAAAGACTTTATTCTGAATAAGTGTGTTGTGggatattattttcaatttgagGATTAAATTTTGAAGTTTCTGTTTGAGACCCAATTTCCGTGGgctccaaaaatataaattggttGGAAGTTTGTTTTCCTCAAGTTTACTCTTAAAACATTTTCATGCAGCCATATGGCTTGATACATGAAATTTATGGAGATTTCTAGTTTCTAGTGTTCGGTAGAGCTGCAAGTAGTACTGTGTGTTTATGGACTTCaaaaatgttgatttttaatctttatttttattattaatttgtctaATTTCAGGAGCCAGAACCAATAGACTGGGAATATTATAGGAAAGGAATAGGATCCCGTTTGGTGGATATGTACAAGGAAGCTTATGAAAGTATGTTTCCTGACTTGCTGATGATTGAACtctattaattttatgtatttatcctGTGTTATTTTACTTGCTTTATCCTTAGTGGTCCTTGAGGTTTTGCCCTTTAGAGGTTATAATTCTGCTCAACtgtgaatatattatgtttaaTGATCATGTGGTTATCTTGCAAGGCCTTCTATACTAAATGATTCAGAAAACTGACTATCTGTTATTGAAATCATCATCTGGTATTCACTGGAACTTATTTGAAACATGAGAAGCCTTTGTTGCAAAATGGGGGGATTCTTTTTTAGGTTTCATGTCCTAATTTCATAGTCTtctgtgaatttattttatcgACTTCATATAGATCTATTTTTTGTCCATAAagtaaacaataataaaaataataatgaaagatgTCTTAGTCGTGTTAGTCTCTTCTTCTTTGCTAAACTTAGACTCTGCTTTGCAGATAATGACtttataaacattaataacaatgatgaaagatATCTGAGTCTCTTCTTCTTTGCTAAACTTAGCCCTGGTTTACAGATAATGGCCTTCTCCTGGAACTTTTCCCATTTAAAATCATACAATTCCATAATTTTCTTATGTTTGGTATGTATGAGAATATTTTGCAATCTTAGGAAGGGTGGAGGGGCACTGATGCGCACTTTTGTTAGGTGATCACTTGCAACAGATGAAAATTGATTAGTCATTTGAATGGTTCGATATAGAGGGCTTTAATTCATTCAGGAACATAACTTCTGCCTATGGGTATGGAGAGGAGCCTTTTGGGCCTCTTGAGGGGTTTACCTTAGCCACTGCAATCAAAGTTCAAACACCATATAATACTGAATATTTTCTATGAAGCTATTTAACGTTTTTGGGacctaaaaataattaagaatttttgtttgttgataAATAAATCAGTCTATGCATGTTCGGGTGGGCTATTTAGTAAATGGATATAACTATCCATTTGCAGCTGTCATCCGTTTCTGGACTTGAGATCCAAAATATTAACTTTATATATGTGTGGTTATACTCTCAAGAATGATCAATTGAGAAATAGCATCAGTTTTGATTCCATGTGGCAGTGCTTTTATTGAATCACACCTTGGATCTTGGTATAACCATAGTGATAACATTACTCTGTACCTGCCCAATAAAATGTGGAATTATGATATTGTTTATGTTAGTTGTTATTTGTCTTTTATTCTTACTGGATTAATGTCACATGTTGTATAGATCTCTTTATTGGATACTTTACCACAATGACTTAGTGTTTTGGAGTATCATTGCTTACCCTGTTGCTCCTTCCCTCTTATCCTATCCTGAGATGACCTTGATTTATTATTGTTCATTTCATTCTTTTTGTAGGTGTTGAAGTCCCCAAGTTTGTAGATACAGTCACTCCTAAATACAAGCCAAAGTTTGATGCATTGGTAAAGAACTGATGAGCATTCTTAGTTTCTTGTTATATCCTTGCATGCCCATCTCTCTTGTAGTGACATCTCTCTTCCTTTTTACTCTCTTATAGTCTTACCTTCTATACATGATTTATTCTGTATATGGTACCTGTTCTCTACAGTTAGTGGAACTGAAAGAAGCTGAGCAGAAATCTTTGAAGGAGTCTGAACGTTTAGAGAAGGAGGTAGCTGAAGTTCAAGAGATGAAGGTACTGGTAAACAATTCCATAAAAACCATCTTTTGTCCCAGTGTATTGTTTCTAACAGCTCGCCATTTTCTGCCCAGAAAAAGATTAGCACCATGACTGCGGATGAGTACTTCTCAAAGCATCCTGAGCTGAAGAAGAAGTTTGATGATGAAATCCGAAATGACAATTGGGGCTACTGAGTGCAGTTGCTTATTCTAGCATCGATCTTTCTGATCATGATGAAATTTCTGGAACTTCCATTTTCCAGTCTGTTTCAATAATAAAGATGACCAAATTGTTCTGGTGTAATTTGGTGGAAGTtggtttgaagattttgaattttaacgaaaccccattaaaaattttatttcctaTAGAGAGCGATAGATCCTTTTATGTTGTCATAAAAATGTTACTTGATTTGAATTTATGAAACACTTTTGTGGCATCATCCAAGATTATAAGCATGCAATTCCTTGTACACCTGTCGATTTTTTAAGACTTGGTCTCTAACATGCGTTGCAAGTATGGTGTAACTGTAAGTAGTTGAGGTATCCTCTGAAGGTTACCTTTGAACTCCAACTGTATTTACGTGATGCCATTAGCTAACGCTAGTGAAATTCTGTTCTCCATCCTGTGTAATAGCAATCCTTAAACAAATTCAGCGGAAAAGATGGAAACATCTCGTTTTCTTGTAGCTAAAAATAGCATTGTTTGTTCTTTTCAGCCGTGGATGTACTTGACAGAATTTTGTCATTACAAGTTGCGACAAAGCAAAAAACTCAAAACCATTTTCTGATTCGGGTTCCTATAAATTACTTATATAGCAGTGAAATGATCTCTAATGGTGCTAAATGCATCTGGATAATTTTATGTTCGTGCatatatacaagtatatatGGATGTGCCAATACACGCATGTATTTGTACGGTTAGATTAAAACTAAGAGGAGTTAAGGTTGATCGACTGCAAAAACTGTACAGAATCGTGAAGAAATGTAGGAATACAACATGGAATGAAAAACATATTTGCATGCCACCAATGGCAGACCAAGAAAGTTCAAAACAAAGAACCATGACAGAAAATACATTGTCCAGAGACGTCAACAAATGGAAATTCTGAACAGATGCTGCAACTATACCCGGAAAAGGCCCAAAATTTTCCGGCAGCACTAAATGGCTAACGGCAAGCTAAAAGGCTGTtgctattttcaaaattaaattttacccAGAACTGCCCACTTTCTTTTGAGAGAGCTGCTCGCTCACTAGCTCCTCATTTCTGTCCATGGCCTTCCTTGCAAGTTCATAGCCTGCAAAGTTCATGGCACCCAAGGGAGCGATCCAAAAGAACCTAGGAACTGCTCCTTTAAATAATCCGAGAGGTCCCTCATGGCGGAGTATGGAGAAGGCTACCATTGACATTGACACAGGTCGGCCCTGTGGAGCAGTCATCATTCTAGTTTTCATCACATCAAAGGGTGTAGTAACAACAGCAGCAAGACCACCAGATAGAGCCCCGACCATAATTGTTTCCCACGGCTCCAGCTCACGCCCCAAAATTTGCTGCACAGCCTTTAAACAACAAAGAAATGTCACCATTATAGCCAACACAGAAATCATTAACAAACGAATGTCTTGATGTTGATATGCAAATGCAACATGCAGTATAGTGATCAAAATATCATGTCAACTCAGCACAATGCCCCATTCCAGCAGTATAGAAACTAGACTGGAACTGTCTGTTAAAGAACTCCTACCTTTTTAGATTCAGCATAAAGCCCCATTCCAGCAACATAGAAAGGAACTTCCCGGCAAAGAGTGGCACCAGTCCCACGAAAGAAACCCTTGAGACCATCTTGGTGCCAAGTCCCAACTATAGCCTCCCCAACATTGTCAAAAAGGCCAGCCTGCAACCGCTGCTTTAAGACCTCACATGGGATTCGCACTGCTGTACCCAAAACTGTGCTACAGAATGATGATATAGATTGGACCTATAAAAGAAGCCAAATTAGAAATTATATTCCTTAAAAACAGCACCAACATATAATAGACAAAGAGACATTGACAAAAAGAAGATACCATCTACATATATTAGTCTCCCACAAACATAAAGAGAGGGGAGCTGAATTATTGTCTGATAATAGCACCATTTTCAATGTGTAATAAGGATTCTACAAAGATATCAGTGCTATTGATTTGAGTTTTTTAATCTGGCCATACTTCTTACAATGGTTATAAACTTCTTTAATTTTACCGGGAAAATAAGAGATCAATAACCTGAAAAGTTAAACTACTCAAAATAAAGAACATCAACATAAATCACTGATTTATGAGGAGAAAGCATAAAGATATTCTTCAAATTATAAGGCATCAACATCcaggaaaatgaaaaatgtaatATGATAGAACAAAACCTACATAACTCATGCTATGTGGAAGACACCACTCGGTCCACAAATCATAGATTCACTAGAACAAGGTTATCATTAGCAGGAACACAGAGAAACTCTGCTAAGGGTAATTATAAAGCTGGAACATGTAAGGACCTCAGTACCTCAAGACAAAGAAGTGGAACAAGTAGGTGGGTAAAGGGAACACAATTTGGGATGTTCAAACAGGAACCAAGTAATAAAATCAAGAAGCAGCCAACAGCCCTCATAATGTTCCTAGATGGGATTTGATGGAAAGCAACTCAATACAGTTGAATATCTAGTGATTAGGCAGAAGATAATATCACTGATTCATGATACTGAATAGTGATGTAATGAATTCATCCTGATAGCTCCTTGCACTAGAGAAGGCACTATGAATAGCAACTCAGAATTTTAGAACAGAATTCAAAGCAAATGGAAGACAACAGTTTTGAAAATTGGAACATAATTGGATAATAATTCCTCGTATATTGAAGAAAAGTTACCTGGATGTCTGGCAGTGTTGGAGCaacatttattaaaaccaaTTTACTTGCTTCAAATATTCCAGTTCGTAGGCCATGGCTACAATGTCAATAGAACAAATTAGCCACAATGACGAGAAGAatatcaagcaaaaagaaaatatgctctttatatttttctcttttatgatGTCTGTATTCTGTGTATGTGAGAAGAGGGGATAGGGGACAGAAGGCGAAGAGAGAGAACCTTGAAAATTGTCCAAGAATAGCTGGGATCGAACCCCTGTATAACCCCTGGACCCCAATCTGTGGAAGCTTTGAAATAATTTCAGGGAACGATAATGTTGATGCTTGTACACGAGTCTgacaaaccaaaataaaacaaccTTGAGAAAGCCTTAATTTTGTCAGATGCAAGACTGAAACAAAGCATCTCCAAACAATAACAACTAACTACTACTGAGTAATGACAACAAATTATAGACCATAGAAATTTGCCTTTATCGTATCAATGGGGTGCATTAATGAAGTAGAAAGTGCACATGAAAGGCCCCCTGCCAAAGCAGATCTTAAGACACTTCCAGCAGGTATTTGCACAGGTGGTGCAACGGCAACGACAGTTGCAGCTTCAAACCAGATACTCCtgtatttttaagaaaagaagATAACATCAGCTAAAAGTTCCAAATAACTGGCAAAGTCCAGCATTAATAGAGGAATAGTGTATGATAGTAATTTTggcaatatatatatgcaccacTACAGGAATTGTTACCGCAGCATTCCATctcatttcacaaaaccattTGCCACAAACTATACATCTATGATATATCAGCTAGGAACCAAGAGAATTCTAATCTAtagaagcaaaagaaaagatTGGACTAAATCAGACATCATGCATGCATTATCTGATAATCATAGTTTGACCATCTACTAGTCAAacagtttttaaaaatataaatatatatatatatatatatatatatatatatatatatgtgccaaCTCAGGGGTTGATATTCTAAAATAAGCTTAACTAAGCAAATACATCTTACCGTGGATCATCTTGAAGTCGATCAGAAGGGAGGAGAAGCATGAAATTTCGGAAATGTCCATAAGAAATAGATTCTTCGGTGTCTGCATTCAGAAATCGCATCATAGCAACAGCATTGTCTTCATTAGCTGGAAGACCTGCATTTTTAAGTGAAGACAATATTTCACTCTTTTGCAGCGTCCCTGACTTGCTTAGACAGAGAGAAGTGTACGCCCGAAGAATGGTTGATTCCTTTTGTTCCATCAAGGACAAAAACTGTTTCCAACCAAACGATTTTGAAAATATGTGACTTCTAGTACGGCGCATGAACTCATGAGCATATCTTCGTGGCAATTTTCTCTTTCTCATTGCTATTTCAAGATCTTCTAAATTTACTTGGCCATCACCATCTCTATCAAGTTCCTCAAAGAATCTCCTTCCTGAAAGGGCAATGGTGCAGAAGGTGAAATGAAGCATAACCAAATAAAGGCATCTATTCATAACTGAAAAGATAATATATTTCAAAAGGGTAACTAAAGTTTCATTAGAATACAAGAACATCGAAAAATGTCCACTTAATTATCCCAatagaaatttccaatatttgaattcaaattattCTTACAGCctttaaaagatgaaaaatggTTAAAGCACATAAGACCTCACTAatttgtttaaaagaaaaaccgttctttattgttttttgcTCTGCTTATATACATACAAGCATATAGTTTCTGCAtatcttttataaaattattcaaaatgtatacatttttatatatccaTAATCAGTGGTAGGACAAAAAACTTTTTACCATGCTAAAGTAATAGAGACGCAATACTTCTAACAATTCCTAGGTACCAAGTGCTGAAAGTTATAGTTATAGAAGAGCAGTAGAGTGATAGAGATGGAGTTCGAAACTTCTCGAGTTTTAACTTGTTAAACTAAGCTACATGTATCTCCAAAATAAAGGACAATTACAATAATGAACCCACCTAGTCAAATTTCTCCTAACTGGATTTTGGCAAGATCGGCACTAGAaggaaattagaaaactaaaaagacTGCACACCATACGATGGTTGATGCTTTACTGTTAACTGTTCAAAATTCATAGCATCCTCTGTCAATTTTCCTATGATATACAAGCTTCCACTGTTTAGAACTAGAGTAAATATGGCGAAAGTCCATTAAGATAGTTAGAATAGGACCTTTAGATTGTGAAATAAAGCATAAACGCTATGaagtaggggaaaaaaaaaaaaaaaaaaaaaggaaaaagtgtaCCTTGCAGGATTGAGTCAT
Proteins encoded:
- the LOC107413604 gene encoding ATP synthase subunit d, mitochondrial; translated protein: MSGTGKKVVDVAFKASKNIDWEGMAKLLVSDEARKEFATLRRAFDEVNTTLQTKFSQEPEPIDWEYYRKGIGSRLVDMYKEAYESVEVPKFVDTVTPKYKPKFDALLVELKEAEQKSLKESERLEKEVAEVQEMKKKISTMTADEYFSKHPELKKKFDDEIRNDNWGY
- the LOC107413603 gene encoding uncharacterized protein LOC107413603, giving the protein MVSANDPIESFLNSIQVVKLKEVFLPLELSVQKAAKDLECCWAGPKNKGNSVDLGNQLNGGDKNGRVQICTVKKKTGEFASVGEERKRGFSIKVPIKALLGKFTQNSGNSHRAEVANGGIKEKDLNKEDGSCVNCLKFAVTWSLLVNSFVQAFPAPFRTGKKRFQKTGDGDEDKLCLCTKQKASGELKQNDSKNQRPGTVTNEDVTHKEGNNVSVECFIGFFFDKLTQNLPKFDNGLQENSQDNCDASPLPTSSTYFDHFGVVKAIIDGRKADVNGFLGNLRFARVGGVPSGVVGVASSVNEEGADGVNADNGDETGGNSPQKLAGSILSIPLSNVERLRSTLSTVSLAELIELVPQLGRSSKDYPDKKKLFSVQDFFRYTESEGRRFFEELDRDGDGQVNLEDLEIAMRKRKLPRRYAHEFMRRTRSHIFSKSFGWKQFLSLMEQKESTILRAYTSLCLSKSGTLQKSEILSSLKNAGLPANEDNAVAMMRFLNADTEESISYGHFRNFMLLLPSDRLQDDPRSIWFEAATVVAVAPPVQIPAGSVLRSALAGGLSCALSTSLMHPIDTIKTRVQASTLSFPEIISKLPQIGVQGLYRGSIPAILGQFSSHGLRTGIFEASKLVLINVAPTLPDIQVQSISSFCSTVLGTAVRIPCEVLKQRLQAGLFDNVGEAIVGTWHQDGLKGFFRGTGATLCREVPFYVAGMGLYAESKKAVQQILGRELEPWETIMVGALSGGLAAVVTTPFDVMKTRMMTAPQGRPVSMSMVAFSILRHEGPLGLFKGAVPRFFWIAPLGAMNFAGYELARKAMDRNEELVSEQLSQKKVGSSG